The following coding sequences lie in one Pseudoalteromonas sp. Scap06 genomic window:
- the purL gene encoding phosphoribosylformylglycinamidine synthase: MLILRGAPALSEFRVNKILARCQQSQLPVTNVYAEYAHFADLTSPLDTDEQTKLEKLLTYGPTIAEHTPAGQLVLVTPRPGTISPWASKATDIAHNCGLKQVHRVERGIAYYVEGDLSTEQLTHVIALLHDRMTEATHSKLEDAAQLFRSDAPRQMSSVDILGGGREALAVANIEQGFALADDEIDYLVENFIKLGRNPNDIELFMFAQANSEHCRHKIFNADWTIDGIEQPKSLFKMIKNTFEHNPENVLSAYKDNAAVMKGSKAGRFFPNAQGEYAYHQEDIEILMKVETHNHPTAIAPFSGAATGSGGEIRDEGATGRGSKPKAGLVGFTVSNLRIPGFEQPWESDFGKPGRIVNALDIMTEGPLGGAAFNNEFGRPNLLGYFRTYEEKVTSHNGEEVRGYHKPIMLAGGLGNIRADHVQKGDIPVGAKLIALGGPAMNIGLGGGAASSMASGQSNEDLDFASVQRENPEMERRCQEVIDKCWQLGDANPIAFIHDVGAGGLSNAFPELVDDGGRGGKFQLRDIPNDEPGMAPHEIWCNESQERYVLAVGVEDFARFEAICKRERAQYAVIGEATEERHLTVADSHFDNSPVDLPLDVLLGKAPKMHRDVTSQQVVGTALNVEAINPADAAQRLLRLPTIAEKTFLITIGDRSVTGLVARDQMVGPWQVPVANCAVTAATYDTYHGEAMSLGERTPAALLNYGASARLAVAESLTNIAGTNIGSLENIKLSANWMAAAGHPGEDAGLYEAVKAVGEELCPALGLTIPVGKDSMSMKTTWKNEDDTTEQSVTSPLSLIITAFGRVDDVRKTVTPQLRTDKGDTSLILVDLGAGKNRMGASSLAQVYKQLGDVTPDVDSPELLKGFYNAMQALVADSKLLAYHDRSDGGLFTTIAEMAFTGHTGVTVDLATLTGSDIEALYNEELGAVIQVANSDLDAVNSVFEQHGVAAISHVIGSLNNDDNIVFNRGEQTVLNHTRTELRTIWAETTYQMQARRDNPECAKQEFDAKFDAKDPGLNVKLNFDLNEDIAAPYIATGAKPQMAILREQGVNSHLEMAAAFNRAGFAAVDVHMSDILEGRLTLEQFKGLVACGGFSYGDVLGAGEGWAKSILFNDMARDQFQSFFHREDTFSLGVCNGCQMLSTLKELIPGTEHWPRFVTNKSERFEARFSLVEIQENPSVFFNGMAGSHMPIAVSHGEGHAEFANDAATKAALASGTVAVKFVDNYGNPTTQYPANPNGSPEGITGITSTDGRATVMMPHPERVFRAVANSWHPDEWVEDSPWMRMFRNARKNVG, translated from the coding sequence AATTTTAGCGCGTTGCCAACAATCGCAACTTCCTGTCACCAATGTATATGCCGAATACGCTCACTTTGCCGATTTAACATCGCCATTAGACACTGATGAGCAAACCAAACTTGAAAAGTTATTAACCTATGGACCAACAATTGCTGAGCATACGCCAGCGGGTCAGTTGGTATTAGTAACGCCTCGACCTGGTACTATTTCGCCATGGGCTTCAAAAGCGACTGATATCGCTCATAACTGTGGGCTTAAACAAGTTCACAGGGTTGAACGTGGTATTGCTTACTATGTTGAAGGTGATTTAAGTACAGAGCAGCTTACACACGTTATTGCGCTTCTTCATGACCGTATGACTGAAGCTACTCATAGTAAATTAGAAGATGCAGCGCAGTTATTTCGCAGTGATGCACCTCGCCAAATGTCATCAGTTGATATTTTAGGTGGCGGCCGCGAAGCATTAGCCGTAGCCAATATAGAGCAAGGGTTTGCACTTGCTGATGATGAAATTGACTACTTAGTGGAAAACTTCATCAAGTTAGGGCGCAATCCTAACGACATCGAATTATTCATGTTTGCACAAGCAAACTCAGAGCATTGTCGTCATAAAATATTTAATGCTGATTGGACTATCGATGGTATTGAACAGCCAAAGTCGCTGTTTAAAATGATTAAAAATACCTTTGAGCATAACCCTGAAAATGTACTGTCTGCTTATAAAGATAACGCAGCCGTAATGAAAGGCTCAAAGGCGGGTCGCTTCTTCCCGAATGCGCAAGGTGAATATGCGTATCATCAAGAAGACATTGAAATATTAATGAAGGTTGAAACCCATAACCACCCAACGGCAATTGCGCCCTTTTCTGGTGCGGCAACAGGGTCGGGCGGTGAGATTCGCGATGAAGGTGCAACTGGCCGTGGTTCAAAACCAAAAGCCGGCTTAGTGGGCTTTACTGTATCTAACTTACGTATTCCTGGTTTTGAACAACCTTGGGAAAGTGATTTTGGTAAGCCTGGGCGCATAGTGAATGCCCTTGATATTATGACTGAAGGCCCATTAGGTGGTGCTGCGTTTAATAATGAGTTTGGCCGTCCTAATCTTTTAGGTTATTTCCGTACATACGAAGAAAAAGTAACGAGTCACAATGGTGAAGAGGTACGTGGTTACCACAAGCCAATTATGCTTGCCGGTGGTTTAGGTAATATTCGTGCTGATCATGTTCAAAAAGGCGATATTCCAGTAGGCGCAAAACTGATTGCGCTTGGCGGCCCTGCAATGAACATTGGTTTAGGCGGTGGTGCTGCATCTAGCATGGCATCGGGTCAATCAAACGAAGATTTAGATTTTGCTTCTGTTCAACGTGAAAACCCAGAAATGGAACGTCGTTGTCAAGAAGTAATCGACAAATGTTGGCAGCTAGGTGATGCAAATCCTATTGCGTTTATACATGATGTGGGCGCTGGTGGTTTATCAAATGCATTCCCTGAGCTTGTAGATGATGGTGGCCGTGGTGGTAAATTCCAACTGCGTGACATCCCTAATGATGAGCCGGGCATGGCACCACACGAAATTTGGTGTAATGAATCGCAAGAGCGATATGTGCTTGCTGTGGGCGTTGAAGACTTTGCACGCTTTGAAGCAATTTGTAAGCGTGAGCGCGCACAATATGCAGTTATTGGTGAAGCAACAGAAGAGCGTCATTTAACGGTTGCAGATAGTCATTTTGATAACAGCCCTGTAGATTTACCATTGGATGTATTACTAGGTAAAGCACCTAAAATGCATCGTGATGTTACGTCGCAACAAGTAGTCGGTACTGCATTAAATGTAGAGGCAATTAATCCTGCGGATGCAGCGCAGCGTTTATTACGTTTACCAACCATTGCAGAAAAAACCTTCCTGATTACTATTGGCGATCGCTCTGTAACTGGTTTAGTAGCGCGCGATCAAATGGTAGGCCCATGGCAAGTGCCTGTGGCTAACTGTGCAGTTACCGCAGCAACTTACGATACCTACCACGGTGAAGCTATGTCATTAGGTGAACGTACTCCAGCGGCATTACTTAATTATGGCGCTTCTGCACGTTTGGCTGTGGCCGAGTCTCTTACAAATATTGCTGGTACTAATATTGGTAGTCTTGAGAACATTAAGCTATCTGCTAACTGGATGGCGGCTGCAGGTCACCCTGGTGAAGACGCAGGTTTATATGAAGCGGTAAAAGCTGTTGGTGAAGAGTTATGTCCAGCACTTGGGTTAACAATCCCAGTAGGTAAAGACTCGATGTCGATGAAAACGACATGGAAAAATGAAGATGATACAACTGAGCAATCAGTAACATCGCCTTTATCACTGATTATTACAGCCTTTGGCCGTGTTGACGATGTACGTAAAACGGTGACTCCACAGCTGCGCACTGATAAGGGCGACACTTCGCTTATTTTAGTTGATTTAGGTGCGGGTAAAAACCGTATGGGCGCATCAAGCCTTGCACAAGTTTATAAGCAGCTTGGTGATGTTACTCCTGATGTAGACAGCCCTGAGTTACTAAAAGGCTTTTATAATGCTATGCAGGCGCTAGTGGCTGATAGCAAGTTACTTGCGTATCACGACCGTTCAGACGGTGGCTTGTTTACTACTATTGCTGAAATGGCGTTTACCGGACATACCGGTGTAACCGTAGATTTAGCGACTTTGACTGGCTCGGATATTGAAGCGCTTTATAACGAAGAGTTAGGTGCTGTAATTCAAGTAGCAAACAGTGATTTAGATGCTGTAAATTCTGTATTTGAGCAGCATGGTGTTGCCGCAATTAGCCATGTGATTGGCTCGCTTAATAATGACGATAACATTGTATTTAATCGTGGTGAGCAAACAGTACTTAATCATACGCGTACTGAGCTTCGTACAATTTGGGCCGAAACAACCTATCAGATGCAAGCGCGTCGTGATAACCCTGAGTGTGCTAAGCAAGAATTTGACGCTAAATTTGATGCAAAAGACCCAGGCTTAAACGTTAAACTTAACTTTGACTTAAACGAAGATATAGCTGCACCGTACATTGCGACAGGTGCTAAGCCACAAATGGCTATTTTACGTGAGCAAGGCGTTAACTCGCACCTAGAAATGGCTGCTGCGTTTAACCGTGCTGGTTTTGCTGCGGTAGATGTTCACATGAGTGATATTTTAGAAGGTCGTTTAACGCTTGAACAGTTTAAAGGTTTAGTGGCGTGTGGTGGCTTCTCTTACGGTGACGTATTAGGCGCTGGTGAAGGCTGGGCTAAGTCAATATTGTTTAACGATATGGCACGCGATCAGTTCCAAAGCTTCTTCCATCGTGAAGATACCTTTAGCTTAGGTGTATGTAACGGTTGTCAGATGCTATCAACATTAAAAGAGTTGATTCCAGGTACTGAACATTGGCCGCGCTTTGTAACTAATAAGTCAGAGCGTTTTGAAGCACGCTTTAGTCTGGTTGAAATTCAAGAAAACCCATCGGTGTTCTTTAATGGGATGGCAGGTTCACATATGCCAATTGCAGTTTCTCATGGTGAAGGTCATGCAGAATTTGCAAACGATGCGGCAACTAAGGCTGCACTTGCAAGCGGCACCGTAGCGGTTAAGTTTGTTGATAACTACGGTAATCCAACAACACAGTACCCAGCAAACCCGAATGGTTCACCTGAGGGGATCACGGGTATTACATCAACAGATGGTCGTGCAACTGTAATGATGCCACACCCTGAACGTGTATTCCGTGCGGTTGCTAACTCTTGGCACCCAGATGAGTGGGTTGAGGATAGCCCATGGATGCGTATGTTTAGAAATGCGCGTAAAAATGTAGGTTAA
- a CDS encoding YdbH domain-containing protein — translation MIKRIAWGIVFLFLSVLTLGYVFRMPITQWAIAPSLSQSGVELHCLDWSLNANISLNVNRLCLTYQGHQIELGSIVADTKKITVGRANLRLNDSESVSASNNSFKKLALSLPKERPKIDIKRLLITHPQLHDELVVSIGEEKLNTFVISGDAIAEVTVSNHKITGHFKLADGLLTKIKPIPALSLNSGHEFTFDGLSVDIKSNIDAEFTQQFSKCPVTLKAFGDMNIYYHFNDKKALLNTQQLTSLVTFDSDCLTLISNQSQREFVAKQLPLKWQLMLSDTVKFENGQLVIPSMLLNTKNSETKLSLKNLAINVQQPLEYAKGNIKLLFISEGIEHIEIDAALNNLAVNGNYQLNVDELPGFLPVSAKKVASTGQFKIADVLQHKKNAKITSEIAFAELSFDKLTVKGYKAQFTTEIDDKQNINASLDSHLRSVAYEQYQVRGVNNQLSASSSLAVGELFVDLNSETKLTQLNSDFLNLSNIRISSKGLQSRALQASHHVFIDGIELVASHHISAVEHPFEITVADQAVTKFNPVLQQFEPLATLTDGSFNGVVRGDVNLQQADFAFQVEQVSGLYNDYLAKHFSSRLTGSYDSGQLNVAPTTFELNELRAGAVVSNIVGNFSVENSIARAEKITADVLGGRFALDSYKVTEKAQQSLVTFENIDASKLITLDDKSGITLTGRVNGRLPVYFDQQGISVKSGELSNQGTGKLVITDNAAFDAVKAQQQELDPILSLLEDLDIQSLNSSVDLKPDGWLYLGVNLKGYNKEQAQQVNFNYNHEENVFTLLRALRLSDEITQKVEQEYSTKGTKND, via the coding sequence ATGATCAAACGCATCGCATGGGGAATCGTGTTTTTATTTCTGAGTGTTCTAACACTGGGTTATGTATTTCGTATGCCTATAACTCAATGGGCTATAGCGCCATCTTTGAGCCAATCTGGCGTTGAATTACATTGTTTAGATTGGTCACTAAATGCAAATATTAGCTTAAACGTAAACCGGTTATGTTTGACTTACCAAGGCCATCAAATTGAGCTTGGTAGCATTGTGGCTGATACAAAAAAAATAACTGTTGGCCGCGCTAATCTTCGTTTAAATGATAGCGAGAGTGTCTCAGCAAGTAATAATTCCTTCAAAAAGCTGGCACTTAGTTTACCCAAAGAGCGGCCGAAAATTGATATCAAAAGATTGTTAATTACCCACCCACAACTTCATGATGAACTGGTAGTTAGCATTGGTGAAGAGAAGCTAAATACATTTGTGATTTCAGGTGATGCAATCGCAGAGGTAACAGTCAGCAATCATAAAATTACTGGTCACTTTAAGTTAGCTGATGGATTACTAACAAAGATAAAGCCGATACCCGCGCTTTCATTAAACAGTGGGCATGAGTTCACCTTTGATGGGTTATCCGTTGATATAAAATCAAACATAGATGCTGAGTTTACACAGCAATTTAGTAAATGCCCAGTAACGCTAAAGGCTTTTGGTGATATGAATATTTACTATCACTTTAACGATAAAAAAGCCTTGTTAAATACACAGCAATTAACCAGCTTGGTAACGTTTGATAGTGATTGTTTGACGCTTATAAGCAATCAATCACAGCGTGAATTTGTAGCCAAGCAGCTGCCGTTAAAATGGCAATTGATGCTCAGTGATACGGTAAAGTTTGAAAACGGACAACTTGTTATACCGTCAATGCTATTAAACACTAAAAATAGTGAAACGAAGCTGAGCCTGAAAAACCTAGCAATTAATGTTCAGCAGCCGTTAGAGTATGCCAAAGGCAATATTAAGTTATTGTTTATCAGCGAAGGTATTGAGCATATAGAAATAGATGCAGCTTTAAATAACTTGGCTGTGAATGGCAACTACCAATTAAACGTCGATGAGCTGCCTGGTTTTTTACCTGTATCAGCTAAAAAGGTAGCAAGCACAGGTCAATTTAAAATAGCGGATGTTTTACAACATAAAAAAAATGCGAAAATAACCAGCGAGATTGCTTTTGCTGAGCTTAGTTTTGATAAATTAACAGTAAAGGGCTACAAGGCACAGTTTACGACTGAGATTGACGATAAACAAAATATCAACGCAAGCTTGGATAGCCATTTACGCTCAGTGGCTTATGAGCAATACCAAGTGCGTGGTGTAAATAATCAATTATCAGCATCTTCTAGTTTGGCTGTTGGCGAATTATTTGTCGATTTAAACAGTGAAACTAAACTTACCCAACTTAACAGTGACTTTTTAAACCTAAGTAATATTCGCATAAGCTCTAAAGGCCTGCAAAGTCGGGCGCTTCAAGCCTCACATCATGTATTTATTGATGGTATTGAGTTGGTAGCCAGTCACCACATATCTGCTGTGGAACATCCATTTGAGATAACAGTTGCAGATCAAGCTGTGACTAAATTTAACCCTGTTTTACAGCAGTTTGAACCATTAGCCACGCTGACCGATGGTAGCTTTAATGGGGTTGTTCGCGGAGATGTTAATTTACAGCAGGCTGATTTTGCATTTCAAGTCGAACAGGTAAGTGGCTTATACAACGATTATTTAGCTAAGCATTTTAGCAGTCGCTTAACGGGTTCTTATGATTCAGGGCAGCTTAATGTGGCTCCTACTACATTTGAATTAAATGAGTTACGAGCAGGTGCTGTTGTGAGTAACATTGTCGGTAATTTTAGTGTTGAGAACTCTATTGCTCGCGCTGAAAAAATAACTGCTGATGTACTTGGTGGTCGTTTTGCTTTGGATAGCTACAAAGTGACGGAAAAAGCGCAGCAGTCTTTGGTCACATTTGAAAATATTGATGCGAGTAAACTTATTACCTTAGATGATAAATCAGGCATTACACTAACTGGTCGAGTGAATGGCCGCTTACCCGTTTACTTTGATCAACAAGGTATTTCGGTAAAATCTGGTGAATTATCTAACCAAGGAACAGGTAAACTAGTTATTACTGACAATGCAGCTTTTGATGCAGTTAAAGCTCAGCAACAAGAACTGGACCCGATTTTAAGCTTGTTGGAAGATTTAGACATTCAGAGCTTAAACAGTAGTGTTGACTTAAAGCCTGACGGTTGGCTTTATTTAGGTGTAAACTTAAAGGGATACAATAAGGAACAGGCGCAGCAAGTTAACTTTAATTACAACCATGAAGAAAATGTTTTTACACTCTTAAGAGCATTGCGCTTAAGTGATGAAATTACTCAAAAAGTTGAACAAGAGTATTCAACAAAAGGAACTAAAAATGACTAA
- a CDS encoding YnbE family lipoprotein, whose amino-acid sequence MTKWLIILTALGLLSACTHRVEVAAKEPITINLNVKVDHEIRVKVDKELDDLFSDDSELF is encoded by the coding sequence ATGACTAAATGGCTGATAATACTTACAGCACTGGGGTTGCTTAGTGCATGTACGCACCGCGTTGAAGTGGCAGCGAAAGAGCCTATCACCATTAATTTAAATGTGAAGGTTGATCATGAAATTCGCGTAAAAGTTGATAAAGAGCTAGATGACTTATTTAGCGATGACAGTGAGTTATTCTAA
- a CDS encoding YdbL family protein: MSLLKNKKLNVITLLSAALLSFSAWAISLDDAKNQGLVGEDSSGYLGLVVQNAEAKAVVDEINAKRKAQYLKLAKKNNLSLAQVEALAAAKTIEKTQAGHFVEVNGEWVKK, encoded by the coding sequence ATGAGTTTATTAAAAAATAAAAAGTTAAACGTGATCACACTTTTAAGTGCCGCTTTATTGTCATTTTCTGCTTGGGCAATCAGTTTAGATGATGCTAAAAACCAAGGGCTTGTGGGTGAAGATAGCTCAGGTTATTTAGGTTTGGTTGTACAAAATGCAGAGGCTAAAGCGGTTGTTGATGAAATTAACGCAAAGCGCAAAGCACAATATTTAAAACTTGCGAAAAAGAACAACTTGTCACTTGCTCAAGTAGAAGCACTAGCGGCGGCAAAAACCATTGAAAAAACCCAAGCAGGGCATTTCGTTGAAGTTAATGGTGAGTGGGTTAAAAAATAA
- a CDS encoding DUF1415 domain-containing protein: MTNLAISQTREWVSAVIVKYNFCPFARKEVENNCIHYTISNTSKIDDAVMDMLEQCTQLDRDPQRETTLLIFDNGFTDFEDFLDLVDLANALLVAQGFEGKYQIANFHPDYVFADSDEDDAANYTNRSPFPTLHLIREASMSAALDEYNEPESIPEHNINLARRKGVHFWQQLLENCKKPSA, encoded by the coding sequence GTGACCAACTTAGCTATATCTCAAACCCGTGAATGGGTAAGCGCTGTGATTGTAAAATACAATTTTTGTCCATTTGCCCGTAAAGAAGTTGAAAATAACTGCATTCACTACACCATTAGTAACACCTCAAAAATTGATGATGCTGTTATGGATATGCTTGAACAATGTACCCAGCTTGACCGTGATCCTCAGCGTGAAACAACTTTGTTAATATTTGATAATGGCTTTACTGATTTTGAAGATTTTTTAGACCTTGTTGACTTAGCCAATGCGCTATTAGTTGCACAAGGTTTTGAGGGGAAGTACCAAATTGCAAACTTTCATCCTGACTATGTTTTTGCTGATAGTGATGAAGATGACGCTGCAAATTATACTAATCGCTCGCCTTTTCCTACTTTACACTTAATACGTGAGGCAAGTATGAGCGCGGCACTAGATGAATACAACGAGCCGGAGTCAATTCCTGAACACAATATCAACTTAGCTCGCCGTAAAGGAGTTCACTTTTGGCAGCAGCTACTTGAAAATTGCAAAAAACCGAGCGCATAA
- the waaA gene encoding lipid IV(A) 3-deoxy-D-manno-octulosonic acid transferase produces MARIFYSLALIIISPLIVFYLYVLRGKKNAGYRAHFKERFGFISRALFSNNKPAVFHCASVGEVLAATPLIKALQHEQPQLNILITCNTPTGREQVSAQFKNSVAVSYLPIDFPMATTRFLKRVKPQLLCILETELWPNLMANAHKQNIPVLVVNARLSEKSQQGYEKVAQLTRSIMQSITALASHDKTDANRFIELGLPAEKSHVTGSIKFDITPTTAQLDKVASLKQYYKKAERFIWVAGSTHPIEHEFILVAHQQLLEAHPDALLIIAPRHPEQFDKVAELLTHSNLSFSRRSQKNYNNEQVVLADTLGELQYLYGAANISFIGGSLIRRGGHNPLESAAFSVGILTGPHTYNFDHVYPELIKLKGAHVVENTDELALALLRLIKNTKACDILGSKAAQCVAKNQGAIAKTLAIITPYLEPKS; encoded by the coding sequence ATGGCACGCATTTTTTATTCACTCGCATTAATTATTATTAGCCCACTGATTGTATTTTACTTATATGTACTAAGAGGTAAAAAAAACGCAGGATATCGCGCTCACTTTAAGGAACGTTTTGGCTTCATAAGCCGCGCTTTATTTTCAAACAACAAACCAGCTGTATTTCATTGTGCTTCTGTGGGCGAGGTGTTAGCTGCAACCCCTTTAATTAAAGCCCTACAACATGAACAACCGCAGTTAAATATTTTAATTACCTGCAATACTCCAACAGGACGAGAGCAAGTTAGCGCACAATTTAAAAACAGCGTTGCTGTTAGTTATTTACCCATTGATTTTCCAATGGCCACCACTCGCTTTTTAAAACGAGTAAAACCGCAATTACTCTGTATTTTAGAAACTGAACTATGGCCGAACTTAATGGCTAATGCGCACAAACAAAATATACCTGTATTGGTAGTTAATGCACGACTATCTGAAAAGTCTCAGCAAGGCTACGAAAAAGTGGCCCAGCTAACTCGCAGTATCATGCAATCAATTACCGCACTTGCAAGTCACGACAAAACCGATGCAAATCGCTTTATTGAATTAGGGCTACCTGCTGAAAAAAGCCATGTAACGGGATCAATAAAATTTGATATTACCCCAACCACTGCACAACTCGATAAAGTAGCCTCTTTAAAGCAATATTATAAAAAAGCAGAACGCTTTATATGGGTCGCAGGTTCTACACACCCTATAGAGCATGAGTTTATTTTAGTAGCCCACCAACAACTACTAGAAGCACACCCTGACGCTTTGCTGATCATTGCGCCACGTCATCCCGAACAGTTTGATAAAGTTGCAGAGCTACTGACTCACTCTAATCTTAGCTTTAGTCGTCGCAGTCAAAAAAATTATAACAATGAACAAGTTGTGTTAGCCGACACATTAGGTGAATTACAATATCTATATGGTGCCGCTAATATTAGCTTTATCGGTGGCAGCTTAATTCGTCGTGGTGGCCATAACCCATTAGAGTCGGCAGCTTTTTCAGTGGGTATACTTACCGGCCCTCATACCTACAACTTTGACCATGTTTACCCTGAACTGATTAAACTCAAAGGCGCCCATGTGGTTGAAAATACTGACGAACTGGCGCTTGCATTGCTTCGCTTAATTAAAAACACCAAAGCGTGTGATATTCTTGGCAGTAAAGCAGCTCAGTGTGTTGCTAAAAACCAAGGCGCTATTGCCAAAACGCTTGCCATTATAACTCCTTATTTAGAGCCAAAATCGTGA